In Pseudonocardia sp. C8, one genomic interval encodes:
- a CDS encoding MFS transporter, whose product MTTTAPALDLRHGTQRVFAHLLASTLTVSVVNFTVWFAVTFWVFLETRSIMATGIIAGIFLAATSLTGIPFGGIVDHFGKKAVLQASAAVSATIYLGCLGTYLLVPAEEFRDPGSPVLWAFVVALMLGVITGNLRTIALPTLVTLLVPAPVRDRANGLVGTATGVSFLVTSVLSGLLVAFDGMRSVLVVAVVALGASLLHLARVRVPSAPAAAPSADGGGRGIDLRGTLQVVRSVPGLPALIVFTCVNNLLGGVFMALMDPYGLSLVSVQAWGLLWGALSTLVIIGGLLVARTGLGSRPVRTLLLVNAVLWTSTMLFPLQASIVTLTVGMAVFMLLMPYAEAAEQTVLQRVVPYHRQGRVFGFAQSVEQAASPLTAFLLAPVTELVVVPFMTDGAGARTVGPWFGTGADRAIALVFVVAGLLGLVLTLAALASGPYRRLSTAYLTAPRAEPAPHAEHAPAPGPHTEHAPAPAPGPRTGDGLTGPAPDPVPCAAA is encoded by the coding sequence GTGACCACGACGGCACCGGCGCTGGATCTGCGCCACGGGACGCAACGGGTGTTCGCGCACCTGCTCGCGAGCACGCTGACGGTCTCGGTCGTCAACTTCACGGTCTGGTTCGCCGTGACGTTCTGGGTGTTCCTCGAGACCCGGTCGATCATGGCGACCGGGATCATCGCCGGGATCTTCCTGGCCGCGACCAGCCTGACCGGCATCCCGTTCGGCGGGATCGTCGACCACTTCGGCAAGAAGGCGGTCCTGCAGGCGTCCGCGGCGGTGTCCGCGACGATCTACCTCGGCTGCCTGGGCACCTACCTGCTCGTCCCGGCCGAGGAGTTCCGCGACCCGGGGAGCCCGGTGCTGTGGGCGTTCGTCGTCGCGCTGATGCTGGGCGTGATCACCGGGAACCTGCGGACGATCGCCCTGCCGACCCTGGTGACGCTGCTCGTGCCGGCCCCGGTGCGGGACCGCGCCAACGGCCTGGTCGGGACGGCGACCGGGGTGTCGTTCCTGGTCACCTCGGTGCTGTCCGGCCTGCTGGTCGCCTTCGACGGGATGCGGTCGGTGCTGGTGGTGGCCGTCGTGGCGCTGGGCGCGTCGCTGCTGCACCTGGCCCGGGTCCGGGTCCCGTCCGCGCCGGCGGCGGCCCCGTCGGCGGACGGCGGCGGGCGCGGTATCGACCTGCGCGGGACGCTGCAGGTGGTCCGCTCGGTGCCCGGCCTGCCGGCGCTGATCGTGTTCACCTGCGTGAACAACCTGCTCGGCGGGGTGTTCATGGCGCTGATGGACCCGTACGGCCTGTCGCTGGTGTCGGTCCAGGCGTGGGGCCTGCTGTGGGGCGCCCTGTCCACCCTCGTGATCATCGGCGGGCTGCTGGTCGCCCGCACCGGGCTCGGCTCGCGACCGGTCCGGACGCTGCTGCTGGTGAACGCGGTGCTGTGGACGTCGACGATGCTGTTCCCGCTGCAGGCCTCCATCGTCACGCTCACCGTGGGGATGGCCGTGTTCATGCTCCTGATGCCCTACGCCGAGGCGGCCGAGCAGACGGTGCTGCAGCGGGTGGTGCCCTACCACCGGCAGGGCCGGGTCTTCGGGTTCGCGCAGAGCGTCGAGCAGGCGGCCTCGCCGCTGACCGCGTTCCTGCTCGCTCCGGTGACCGAGCTCGTCGTGGTGCCGTTCATGACCGACGGCGCCGGAGCACGCACCGTCGGGCCGTGGTTCGGCACCGGGGCCGACCGCGCGATCGCCCTGGTGTTCGTGGTCGCCGGGCTGCTCGGGCTGGTCCTGACCCTGGCGGCGCTGGCGAGCGGCCCGTACCGGCGGCTGTCGACGGCCTACCTGACGGCACCCCGGGCCGAGCCCGCACCGCACGCGGAGCACGCGCCGGCGCCCGGGCCGCACACGGAGCACGCCCCGGCGCCCGCGCCCGGCCCGCGAACCGGGGACGGACTCACCGGGCCCGCGCCGGACCCGGTTCCCTGCGCGGCAGCCTGA
- a CDS encoding family 43 glycosylhydrolase: MLTRDPLAMLALLMRDPLALLAVQRTRMPALAVLVSALALVAGLAPAAADPPLPRAAPEATPHSPARPVGGRAVDGFYADPTIAVHDRTYYLYPTTDGEAYKDASFTVWTSTDLATWRKRGEVLRLGPDVAWADKLAWAPEIAERDGRWYLYFTGDMKIGVAVADSPLGPFRDSGRPLVSENPGGRGQAIDPAVLAAPDGTRWLYWGNGQAHVVPLNPDMVSFDPKKVTVIRGLDGFGEGLHMAYRAGTYHLTWSIGHFTSEDYRVGYATAPSPTGPFTNHGVILAKDLDQGVRGPGHGSMLRIPGTDEWYYAYHRFAIPGGDGTHREVTLDRVPITPEGRFGRIAPTLAGPAPRPVPLT, from the coding sequence GTGTTGACGCGCGATCCGCTGGCAATGCTTGCTCTGCTGATGCGCGATCCGCTGGCGCTACTCGCTGTGCAGCGAACCCGCATGCCGGCGCTCGCCGTGCTCGTCTCCGCACTCGCCCTGGTCGCGGGGCTCGCCCCGGCGGCGGCCGACCCGCCACTCCCCCGGGCCGCGCCGGAGGCGACGCCGCACTCCCCCGCCCGGCCGGTCGGCGGACGCGCGGTCGACGGGTTCTACGCCGACCCCACCATCGCCGTGCACGACCGGACGTACTACCTGTATCCGACCACCGACGGTGAGGCCTACAAGGACGCGTCGTTCACGGTCTGGACGTCCACGGACCTGGCCACGTGGCGGAAGCGCGGTGAGGTGCTGCGGCTCGGCCCGGACGTCGCCTGGGCCGACAAGCTCGCCTGGGCTCCGGAGATCGCCGAGCGCGACGGCCGCTGGTACCTCTACTTCACCGGTGACATGAAGATCGGTGTCGCGGTGGCGGACTCCCCGCTCGGCCCGTTCCGCGACAGCGGGCGGCCCCTGGTCTCGGAGAACCCGGGCGGCCGCGGGCAGGCGATCGACCCGGCCGTGCTCGCCGCCCCGGACGGCACCCGCTGGCTGTACTGGGGCAACGGCCAGGCGCACGTGGTGCCGCTGAACCCGGACATGGTCTCGTTCGACCCGAAGAAGGTCACCGTCATCCGGGGCCTGGACGGGTTCGGCGAGGGCCTGCACATGGCCTACCGGGCCGGGACGTACCACCTGACGTGGTCGATCGGCCACTTCACCTCCGAGGACTACCGGGTCGGCTACGCCACCGCGCCGAGCCCGACCGGCCCGTTCACCAACCACGGTGTGATCCTCGCGAAGGACCTCGACCAGGGTGTCCGGGGCCCGGGCCACGGGTCGATGCTGCGGATCCCGGGCACCGACGAGTGGTACTACGCCTACCACCGCTTCGCGATCCCCGGCGGCGACGGCACTCACCGCGAGGTCACCCTCGACCGGGTCCCGATCACCCCGGAGGGGCGGTTCGGCCGGATCGCGCCGACCCTCGCCGGGCCGGCACCGCGGCCGGTTCCCTTGACCTGA
- a CDS encoding PPOX class F420-dependent oxidoreductase, with amino-acid sequence MSSLSPEVVAFLRHGTRTGMLGWTAKDGRPLAAPVWFLVEDGTLVFNTGAGTAKGRAISRDPRVVLTADLPEPPYAFVQVQGIAETDDDPAELLRTATALGARYMGPDRAEEFGRRNGVPGELVVRIRPTKVVSSLDITA; translated from the coding sequence ATGAGCTCCCTGTCACCCGAGGTCGTCGCGTTCCTGCGCCACGGCACCCGCACCGGCATGCTCGGCTGGACGGCGAAGGACGGCCGCCCGCTGGCCGCGCCGGTCTGGTTCCTGGTCGAGGACGGAACGCTCGTGTTCAACACCGGCGCGGGCACCGCGAAGGGACGCGCGATCTCCCGCGACCCGCGGGTGGTGCTCACCGCGGACCTGCCGGAGCCGCCGTACGCGTTCGTCCAGGTCCAGGGAATCGCCGAGACCGACGACGACCCGGCCGAGCTGCTCCGGACCGCCACCGCGCTGGGCGCGCGCTACATGGGGCCGGACCGGGCGGAGGAGTTCGGCCGGCGCAACGGGGTCCCGGGCGAGCTCGTCGTCCGGATCCGGCCGACGAAGGTGGTCTCCTCGCTGGACATCACGGCCTGA